From Desulfuromonas soudanensis, the proteins below share one genomic window:
- the selB gene encoding selenocysteine-specific translation elongation factor, with translation MTTTTERHIVIGTAGHVDHGKTALIRALTGVETDRLAEEKKRGISIDLGFAPFRLPSGEVAGVVDVPGHERFISNMLAGIGGIDLVLLVIDVGEGVMPQTREHLQILQLLEIPRGIVVLTKCDLAEDDWIDIVEEEIRDEVAGTFLSGAPFCRVSALTGAGLPDLLSTIEATLNILPAKDPAGPLRLPVDRTFSVPGFGTVITGTLLSGTVRPGETVEVQPPGEKCRVREVQVHGRKVEAACAGQRVALNLAGLERSALQRGSVVGTPGIFEQTERIDARLTLLSDAPRPLHFRDPVHLYLGTARVVGVIALLDRDELKPGESAIVQIHLDRPLVAHREDRYIVRSYSPMTTIGGGKVLDPAPLKHRRFRAEIMQGLAELESGEKAFLLQKLSALGVARIKDLEQLSGLGRERIGDHLEKLRDEGRIMPLAEQWVDAETLASWRHRLIEETGRFHDANPLAPGIPHATLRGVLPGNLAPKGFDQLLTELISEGELAGQGEWLKRPDFVPTPSAEQAREIEQIEAAYREAGFLAKNKQEMLERLGLDPARAETCLTFLFGTGRLVKLNEESFFDEATYALAVKALRVHFATQPTLTLGQFRDTLGSARKPMQALLEHFDALKYTMRKGDERVAWKLPTEP, from the coding sequence ATGACCACCACAACCGAGCGCCATATCGTCATCGGCACCGCCGGCCACGTCGACCACGGCAAGACGGCACTGATCCGCGCCCTGACCGGGGTGGAGACCGACCGCCTGGCCGAGGAGAAGAAGAGGGGGATTTCCATCGACCTCGGCTTCGCCCCCTTTCGCCTGCCGAGCGGGGAGGTCGCCGGGGTTGTGGACGTCCCCGGCCATGAGCGCTTTATCAGCAACATGCTCGCCGGCATCGGCGGCATCGACCTGGTGCTGCTGGTCATCGACGTCGGCGAGGGTGTCATGCCCCAGACCCGGGAGCACCTGCAGATCCTCCAGCTCCTGGAAATCCCCCGGGGAATCGTCGTCCTGACCAAGTGCGACCTGGCCGAAGACGACTGGATCGACATCGTCGAGGAGGAGATCCGTGACGAGGTCGCCGGCACCTTTCTTTCCGGGGCCCCCTTCTGCCGGGTCTCCGCCCTCACCGGCGCCGGCCTTCCCGACCTTCTCTCGACTATCGAGGCCACCCTGAACATATTGCCGGCCAAGGACCCCGCCGGCCCCCTGCGCCTCCCCGTCGACCGCACCTTCTCCGTCCCCGGCTTCGGCACCGTCATCACCGGCACTCTCCTTTCGGGGACGGTGCGCCCCGGTGAAACGGTAGAAGTTCAGCCGCCGGGAGAAAAGTGCCGTGTCCGCGAGGTCCAGGTCCACGGCCGCAAGGTCGAGGCGGCCTGCGCCGGGCAGCGGGTGGCCCTCAATCTCGCCGGGCTGGAGCGTTCCGCCCTGCAGCGCGGCTCGGTGGTCGGCACCCCGGGGATCTTCGAGCAGACCGAGCGCATCGACGCCCGCCTCACCCTCCTCTCCGACGCCCCGCGCCCCCTGCACTTTCGCGATCCCGTCCATCTCTACCTCGGCACCGCCCGGGTGGTGGGGGTCATCGCCCTCCTCGACCGCGACGAACTCAAACCGGGAGAGAGCGCCATCGTCCAGATTCATCTTGACCGCCCCCTGGTCGCCCACCGCGAGGATCGCTACATCGTCCGCTCCTACTCGCCGATGACCACCATCGGCGGCGGCAAGGTTCTCGACCCGGCGCCTCTCAAGCACCGCCGCTTCCGCGCCGAAATCATGCAGGGTCTTGCCGAGCTCGAATCGGGGGAGAAGGCCTTTTTGCTGCAGAAACTCTCCGCTCTCGGCGTCGCCCGTATCAAGGACCTGGAACAGCTCTCGGGGCTGGGACGGGAGCGGATCGGCGACCATCTGGAAAAACTCCGCGACGAAGGGCGCATCATGCCCCTTGCCGAGCAGTGGGTCGACGCCGAGACCCTGGCCTCCTGGCGGCACCGGCTGATCGAGGAGACCGGACGCTTTCACGACGCCAACCCCCTGGCCCCCGGCATCCCTCACGCCACCTTGCGTGGCGTCCTCCCCGGCAATCTTGCCCCCAAGGGGTTCGATCAACTCCTGACGGAACTCATTTCCGAGGGAGAACTCGCCGGACAGGGGGAATGGCTGAAACGGCCGGATTTCGTTCCGACCCCCAGCGCCGAACAGGCCCGGGAGATCGAGCAGATCGAGGCAGCCTACAGGGAGGCGGGGTTTCTCGCCAAGAACAAGCAGGAGATGCTCGAGCGGCTCGGCCTCGACCCGGCCCGGGCCGAAACATGCCTCACCTTCCTCTTCGGCACCGGGCGCCTGGTGAAGCTTAACGAAGAGAGCTTCTTCGACGAAGCCACCTATGCCCTGGCGGTCAAGGCGCTGCGCGTCCATTTCGCTACACAGCCGACCCTCACCCTTGGCCAGTTCCGCGACACCCTCGGCAGCGCCCGCAAACCGATGCAGGCCCTTCTCGAGCACTTCGACGCCCTCAAGTACACCATGCGCAAGGGGGACGAGCGGGTGGCGTGGAAACTCCCGACGGAACCTTGA
- a CDS encoding TolC family outer membrane protein, translating into MAMAIRKNIDLRVEALSSAIAESNLAQSRAIYNPIFSTSASTGKTTFPGEDFRTSSSIGTLGLTQYLPTGGSISASTQAGYTTAESDNASISTEDWQSSVGLTISHPLLKNFGKKVMELNITLAGNSLEDSLERFRFFLADTVFSVVTSYNRLYSLRRVLESRQAALTSVQDLLQDIRRNTRPGQLQRVEVANAEYALAQRRKDLVDAERNLRDQEAHLRYLIGMEEKTPIIPVDPPSREEPPESQKQALATALESRSDLKQLRLSLESALLQEEVARHQVLPDLSMIASGGFSGIDGSIGNSFQQIGQGEGAWWSAGLQFSLPLGNSAAKNSYRQSRLRTEQLRNRITAFEWQVNNSVESDMRSLISARLQLQTNDQSVRFAEERLAEYRNQRKSGTATVQDVLNAENDLIAARNAQSDATETFAYAVALLWRDIGVLLERLNIQVDTSDPETLTRRSPQTDGPVAADVLRSPAVPPSPLTPPVPEMAVMATPGPSRQDAPVAPAERTMTEPAPPAAVAGPDRGTDAKGTRTGFTLKIDVFVTNAALAEVQKALMEAGLTPVLEYGPKKTGEVIRLLTGSYPSQKAALNRLDALRRIKADSFILRDKGGFKVYAGSYLLEKGARSEEKRLAYLGVKSTLEKATVNLPTYRLTAGRFGTREAADATASRLATRGLQARVVAIVP; encoded by the coding sequence GTGGCCATGGCGATCCGCAAGAACATAGATCTGCGAGTCGAAGCTCTCAGCTCGGCCATTGCCGAATCAAACCTGGCTCAGAGCCGGGCGATCTACAATCCCATTTTCTCCACTTCGGCCTCCACCGGCAAGACCACCTTTCCCGGCGAAGATTTTCGAACGAGCAGCTCCATCGGCACCCTCGGCCTGACCCAGTACCTCCCCACCGGCGGGAGCATCTCCGCATCGACCCAGGCCGGTTATACCACTGCCGAATCCGACAACGCCTCAATTTCCACCGAAGACTGGCAATCATCCGTCGGACTGACCATCTCCCATCCGCTGCTGAAGAATTTCGGCAAAAAGGTTATGGAACTCAACATCACCCTGGCAGGGAATTCTCTCGAGGACTCCCTGGAAAGGTTCCGTTTTTTCCTCGCCGATACCGTCTTCTCCGTTGTCACCTCCTACAACCGGCTCTACTCGCTGCGCAGGGTCCTGGAATCAAGACAGGCCGCTCTGACCTCCGTGCAGGATCTGCTCCAGGACATCAGGAGAAATACCCGGCCAGGGCAGTTGCAGCGGGTGGAAGTCGCCAATGCCGAGTACGCCCTGGCCCAGCGGCGCAAGGATCTGGTCGATGCCGAACGCAACCTCCGGGACCAGGAGGCTCATCTGCGCTACCTGATCGGTATGGAGGAAAAAACTCCGATTATTCCGGTGGATCCCCCCTCCCGGGAGGAACCTCCGGAATCGCAGAAACAGGCCCTTGCTACGGCGCTGGAATCCCGCTCCGATCTTAAGCAACTTCGGCTGTCCCTCGAATCGGCCCTCCTGCAGGAAGAGGTCGCCCGCCACCAGGTTCTCCCCGATCTCTCGATGATTGCCAGCGGCGGGTTCAGCGGCATTGACGGCAGCATCGGCAACAGTTTCCAGCAGATCGGCCAGGGAGAAGGCGCCTGGTGGTCGGCCGGATTGCAATTCTCCCTCCCCCTGGGAAACTCCGCGGCGAAAAACTCCTATCGCCAGAGCCGCCTGCGCACCGAGCAGTTGCGCAACAGGATCACCGCCTTCGAATGGCAGGTCAACAATTCCGTCGAATCGGACATGCGCTCTCTGATCTCGGCCCGCCTGCAACTGCAGACGAACGATCAGTCCGTACGGTTTGCCGAGGAGCGCCTGGCCGAATATCGCAACCAGAGGAAGAGCGGGACCGCGACGGTTCAGGATGTCCTGAATGCCGAAAACGATCTGATCGCCGCCCGCAATGCCCAGTCCGACGCCACGGAAACCTTCGCCTACGCCGTCGCCCTCCTCTGGCGCGACATCGGGGTCCTCCTCGAGCGGCTGAACATCCAGGTCGATACCTCCGACCCGGAGACGCTTACCCGCAGGTCACCGCAGACGGACGGACCTGTGGCCGCCGACGTGCTGCGATCGCCTGCCGTTCCGCCATCGCCGCTTACTCCTCCCGTCCCTGAAATGGCGGTAATGGCGACACCGGGCCCGTCCCGGCAAGACGCCCCGGTCGCTCCAGCAGAAAGAACAATGACCGAACCTGCACCCCCGGCAGCCGTCGCCGGACCGGACCGAGGAACGGACGCCAAGGGGACAAGGACCGGCTTCACCCTCAAGATCGACGTTTTCGTCACCAATGCCGCCCTGGCCGAAGTCCAGAAAGCTTTAATGGAAGCGGGATTGACCCCTGTCCTCGAATATGGTCCCAAGAAAACGGGGGAAGTCATCCGCCTCTTGACCGGCAGCTATCCGAGCCAGAAAGCGGCCCTTAACAGGCTTGACGCCCTGCGCCGGATCAAGGCCGACTCCTTTATCCTCAGGGACAAGGGCGGTTTCAAGGTTTACGCCGGGTCCTACCTCCTCGAGAAGGGCGCCAGAAGTGAAGAAAAACGCCTGGCGTACCTCGGGGTGAAGTCGACCCTGGAAAAAGCCACGGTCAACCTCCCCACCTACCGTCTCACCGCCGGCCGCTTCGGCACCAGGGAGGCGGCCGATGCGACGGCCTCCCGGCTGGCCACCCGGGGACTTCAGGCCCGGGTGGTCGCCATCGTTCCGTGA
- the selD gene encoding selenide, water dikinase SelD yields the protein MTENIKLTALSRSSGUAAKMAPGPLAQVLCQLPKSDDPNLLSASIPFADAGVYRLDDDRALVQSLDFFTPVVNDPRDFGRIAAANALSDIYAMGARPLTALNLVGFPACLDISVLTAILQGGAEKVMEAGAVIVGGHTVEDDEPKYGLSVTGLVDPRKMVSTVGARPGDRLILTKPLGTGILTTALKGEVLTDSDLTEAIAGMASLNRLASEIMLVVGVSACTDVTGFGLLGHALEMAEASAVCLALQGDALPLYPRVLEMAGLGLVPAGSYRNREFYLPHVAGGGKLPAALVDLLADPQTSGGLLLAVTPGKCAELRRRLLEAGCGAWKIGAVEAGPPGSLRLL from the coding sequence ATGACCGAGAACATCAAGCTGACCGCCCTCTCCCGCAGCAGCGGTTGAGCCGCCAAGATGGCCCCCGGGCCGCTGGCACAGGTCCTGTGTCAATTACCGAAATCTGACGACCCGAATCTTCTCTCGGCATCGATCCCCTTTGCCGACGCCGGGGTCTACCGCCTCGACGACGACCGGGCGCTGGTGCAGTCGCTCGACTTCTTCACCCCGGTCGTGAACGATCCGCGGGACTTCGGCCGCATCGCCGCCGCCAACGCCCTGTCGGATATTTACGCCATGGGAGCCAGGCCGCTGACCGCCCTCAACCTCGTCGGCTTTCCCGCCTGCCTCGACATCTCCGTGCTGACGGCGATCCTCCAGGGAGGGGCGGAAAAGGTCATGGAGGCCGGTGCCGTGATCGTCGGCGGTCACACCGTCGAAGACGACGAGCCGAAATACGGCCTTTCCGTCACCGGGCTCGTCGACCCGAGGAAGATGGTCAGCACCGTCGGGGCCCGACCCGGCGACCGCCTGATCCTCACCAAACCCCTCGGCACCGGGATCCTCACCACCGCCCTCAAGGGGGAGGTTCTCACCGACAGCGACCTCACCGAGGCGATCGCCGGCATGGCGAGTCTCAACCGCCTCGCTTCCGAGATCATGCTGGTCGTCGGCGTCTCCGCCTGCACCGACGTCACCGGCTTCGGCCTCCTCGGCCACGCCCTGGAAATGGCCGAAGCCAGCGCCGTTTGCCTGGCGCTGCAGGGAGACGCTCTCCCCCTCTACCCTCGGGTGCTGGAGATGGCGGGGCTGGGGCTGGTTCCCGCCGGCAGCTACCGCAACCGCGAATTCTATCTCCCGCACGTGGCAGGCGGCGGGAAACTCCCCGCGGCCCTGGTCGACCTCCTCGCCGATCCCCAGACCTCGGGGGGACTGCTGCTGGCGGTAACGCCGGGAAAATGCGCAGAGCTGCGCCGCAGGCTTCTTGAAGCCGGATGCGGCGCCTGGAAGATCGGCGCTGTGGAAGCCGGACCGCCGGGAAGTCTGCGACTGCTTTGA
- a CDS encoding Sec-independent protein translocase subunit TatA/TatB, with product MFGFGIWEITLLLGVVILLFGVGPVRAMIGRGLDLHRKVNETRQALRDPLKLGDLLREKGKKK from the coding sequence ATGTTCGGTTTCGGAATCTGGGAGATTACCCTGCTGCTCGGTGTCGTCATCCTGTTGTTCGGTGTCGGCCCGGTAAGGGCCATGATCGGCCGGGGGCTCGACCTCCACCGCAAGGTCAACGAAACCCGGCAGGCCTTGCGCGACCCCCTCAAACTCGGTGATCTGCTGCGGGAAAAAGGGAAGAAGAAGTGA
- the selA gene encoding L-seryl-tRNA(Sec) selenium transferase — translation MASIVLPFQLAKTPPLPDPTMAMMTKNDLLRELPAIDRILHAPPLAEMAEDSPHTLLLEAAQEAVAEVRREILAGGQECDLSPQGIARRAAVLARTRLAPSLRPAINATGTLLHTNLGRAPLSEAALAAAAAVARGYSNLEFDLESGERGHRYTHIERLLCRLTGAEAATVVNNNAGAVLLALTALGRNREAIVSRGELVEIGGAFRIPDVMAAGGVRLREVGTTNKTHLSDYREAIGEETALLLKVHTSNYRIVGFTSSVSAAELVGLGRQHDIPVMEDLGSGMLLDLSPFGLPREPTVAEAVSAGIDVVTFSGDKLLGGPQAGLIVGRKSAIEAIRSHPMARALRSDKLTLAALEATLRAYLDPQGALREIPVLRMLAAPAEEIRKRSLRLSRKLRRALGEKAGVEIVAEPSQVGGGALPLTLLPGYAVAVTPQGISVDSLAARLRLGEVPVIGRVQENRLLLNPRTLQAGEEEPLVSALCAALKEDRSSR, via the coding sequence ATGGCGTCGATTGTGCTACCGTTCCAACTGGCGAAAACGCCCCCTCTCCCCGACCCGACAATGGCCATGATGACCAAAAACGACCTGCTGCGCGAACTCCCCGCCATCGACCGGATCCTCCATGCGCCCCCCCTGGCGGAGATGGCCGAAGACTCCCCCCACACCCTCCTTCTCGAAGCGGCCCAGGAGGCGGTGGCCGAAGTGCGCCGGGAGATTCTCGCCGGCGGTCAGGAGTGCGATCTCTCGCCGCAGGGAATCGCCCGGCGCGCCGCCGTCCTCGCCCGCACCAGGCTCGCGCCGTCGCTGCGGCCGGCAATCAACGCCACCGGCACCCTGCTGCATACCAATCTCGGCCGCGCCCCCTTGAGTGAGGCGGCCCTGGCCGCCGCGGCGGCGGTGGCCCGCGGCTATTCCAACCTCGAGTTCGACCTCGAAAGCGGCGAGCGGGGACACCGCTACACCCACATCGAGAGACTTCTCTGCCGCCTGACCGGCGCCGAGGCGGCAACGGTGGTCAACAACAACGCCGGCGCCGTCCTCCTCGCCCTCACCGCCCTGGGCAGGAACAGGGAGGCCATCGTCTCCCGCGGCGAACTGGTGGAGATCGGCGGCGCCTTCCGCATTCCCGACGTCATGGCCGCCGGCGGGGTGCGGCTGCGCGAGGTCGGCACCACCAACAAGACCCACCTTTCCGACTACCGGGAGGCGATCGGCGAAGAGACCGCGCTCCTCCTCAAGGTCCATACCAGCAACTACCGCATCGTCGGTTTCACCTCCTCAGTCTCCGCCGCCGAGCTGGTCGGCCTCGGCCGCCAGCACGACATCCCCGTCATGGAAGATCTGGGGAGCGGCATGCTCCTCGACCTCTCCCCCTTCGGCCTCCCCCGGGAGCCGACGGTCGCCGAGGCGGTCTCCGCCGGGATCGACGTGGTCACCTTCAGCGGCGACAAGCTCCTCGGCGGTCCCCAGGCGGGGCTTATCGTCGGCCGCAAATCGGCCATCGAGGCGATCCGGTCCCACCCCATGGCCCGCGCCCTGCGCAGCGACAAGCTCACCCTGGCCGCCCTCGAAGCGACCCTGCGCGCCTATCTCGATCCGCAGGGGGCGCTGCGGGAGATCCCGGTACTGCGCATGCTCGCCGCCCCCGCCGAAGAGATCAGAAAGCGCTCCCTGCGCCTGTCGCGCAAGCTCCGCCGCGCCCTCGGCGAAAAAGCCGGAGTCGAGATCGTCGCCGAGCCGTCCCAGGTCGGCGGAGGCGCCCTCCCCCTGACTCTCCTCCCCGGTTACGCCGTCGCCGTCACCCCGCAGGGGATCTCCGTCGATTCCCTGGCGGCGCGCCTGCGGCTCGGCGAGGTGCCGGTGATCGGGCGGGTGCAGGAAAACCGCCTCCTCCTCAACCCGCGCACCCTGCAGGCCGGGGAAGAGGAACCCCTGGTGAGCGCCCTGTGCGCCGCCCTCAAGGAGGATCGCTCCTCAAGATGA
- a CDS encoding cytochrome c3 family protein — MNAIRNGSFLILLMLGVSAPQARAVSSHDFAGQCGLCHISDPSAGGASSFVGDVGGVCLQCHQLSGAASHPTNFIPEIALPPGFWLDDAGRLNCATCHDPHPAGPPYPRALLREDSAGSDFCKRCHQSTVAGKSHQGAVLLAHPQLASREGSDEGTLDDASVLCMNCHDGTNGPHANFCLLGHKGECAGHYLGLNYRMAADRKEDLRREDALPPEIVLYEGKVGCLSCHDIYAKGANLLVMSNSRSALCTTCHLK; from the coding sequence ATGAATGCGATACGGAACGGTTCCTTCCTCATCCTCTTGATGCTCGGTGTCTCCGCTCCCCAGGCAAGGGCCGTCTCGTCCCACGACTTTGCCGGTCAATGCGGGCTCTGCCATATTTCAGACCCTTCGGCAGGGGGCGCTTCTTCTTTTGTCGGCGACGTCGGAGGCGTCTGCCTGCAGTGCCACCAACTCTCCGGCGCGGCCTCGCACCCCACCAACTTCATCCCCGAGATCGCGCTACCTCCAGGCTTCTGGCTCGACGACGCCGGGCGGCTCAATTGCGCCACCTGTCACGATCCCCATCCCGCCGGCCCCCCCTACCCCAGAGCCCTGCTCCGAGAAGATTCCGCTGGATCGGATTTCTGCAAGCGCTGTCACCAGAGCACCGTCGCCGGAAAAAGCCATCAGGGTGCCGTCCTCCTCGCCCATCCCCAACTCGCCTCAAGGGAGGGATCCGACGAGGGAACTCTCGACGACGCCTCTGTCCTCTGTATGAATTGCCATGACGGAACCAACGGTCCCCACGCCAACTTCTGCCTCCTGGGACACAAGGGGGAATGCGCAGGCCACTACCTCGGACTGAACTACCGGATGGCGGCCGACCGCAAGGAGGATCTGCGCAGAGAAGATGCTCTGCCGCCGGAAATCGTCCTTTACGAGGGGAAGGTCGGTTGTCTCTCCTGCCATGATATCTATGCGAAAGGAGCGAACCTGCTGGTCATGAGCAACAGCAGAAGCGCCCTTTGCACAACCTGCCATCTCAAGTAA
- a CDS encoding c-type cytochrome — MIKFSKKILAICGIASLLVAGIVTAGFADSDRDRDREYSRFSKIRTAYNSERDDDHRSDRDQRWKRYKNHDRDDDDTPAPAPIPTPAPIPTPTPTPTPVPADGQAVFNSSCANCHTLSGTSKMNLAGDGSKVSSAHNTGSLSSTEKTALASYLNSQTAPTPTPTPTPTPTPTPTPTPTPTPTPTPIPVNGQAVFSNSCAGCHTLTGTSKMNLAGDGSKIATAHNTGSLSSTEKTALASYLNSQAAPAPAPAPAPAPAPAPAPAPAPAPAPALDGMALYNQYCSGCHGQGMRGEPVSATQSAINNNKGGMGFLGSLTAAQLTAISQY, encoded by the coding sequence ATGATTAAGTTCTCAAAGAAAATCCTGGCAATTTGCGGCATCGCCAGCCTGCTGGTCGCCGGCATAGTCACGGCAGGTTTTGCCGATTCCGACCGGGACCGCGACCGGGAATATTCCAGGTTCAGCAAGATAAGAACCGCCTACAATTCAGAGCGGGACGACGACCACAGGTCGGATCGCGACCAACGCTGGAAGCGTTACAAGAACCATGACAGGGACGACGACGACACGCCTGCTCCTGCTCCGATCCCGACTCCTGCTCCGATCCCGACTCCGACTCCGACGCCCACGCCAGTTCCGGCCGACGGCCAGGCGGTTTTCAACAGCAGCTGCGCCAACTGCCACACCCTCTCCGGCACCTCCAAAATGAACCTCGCCGGCGATGGCTCCAAGGTCTCCAGCGCCCACAATACCGGCAGCCTGAGTTCGACGGAAAAAACCGCCCTGGCCTCCTACCTCAACAGCCAGACAGCTCCGACTCCGACTCCGACTCCGACTCCGACTCCGACTCCGACTCCGACTCCGACTCCGACTCCGACCCCGACCCCGACCCCGATTCCGGTCAATGGGCAAGCGGTCTTCAGCAACAGCTGCGCCGGCTGCCACACCCTCACCGGCACCTCGAAGATGAACCTCGCCGGCGACGGTTCCAAGATCGCCACCGCCCACAATACCGGTAGTCTGAGTTCGACGGAAAAAACCGCCCTGGCCTCCTACCTCAACAGCCAGGCAGCTCCTGCTCCTGCTCCTGCTCCTGCTCCTGCTCCTGCTCCTGCTCCTGCTCCTGCTCCTGCTCCTGCTCCGGCTCCGGCCCTCGACGGCATGGCGCTCTACAACCAGTATTGCTCCGGCTGCCATGGCCAGGGGATGCGCGGCGAGCCCGTCTCTGCCACCCAGAGCGCCATCAATAACAACAAAGGCGGCATGGGTTTCCTCGGCTCTCTGACCGCTGCCCAGCTCACGGCCATTTCCCAGTACTGA
- a CDS encoding TolC family protein: protein MAAIQGNTAPSSPLTFEEALQKTLEQSPKLRIFSREVDARQAEIRQAGLRPNPELALEVENFAGSGSFSGTDSAETTVIISQLFELGGKRGHRQDLGRLERELAEGEYAVARAEVCAETRDRFVAVLAAQKRLALAEEQLDLSRKVLQTVEERIGAGETAALEGVRFQTLVAEGNLRRERALEELSVARLLLATGWGRDTVDFTSVRGTLEVDRALPDFPELAARLEESPVAALRQREARRAAGVLALERSRGIPDITLSLGARNDGDTGDNGAVAAIAFPLPIFDRNQGAVAAARSRRAKAEEAARGAQLRLAAELTAGLQKLRTAHGEAAILRDEILPAARNIFDAVTFGYQAGKFGFLEVLDAERTLFAAKSRYIDALCAYHGAVSELERLLGDKLWAQDDLLAFTENKRGQS from the coding sequence ATGGCAGCAATACAAGGAAATACCGCCCCGTCGTCGCCCCTGACCTTCGAGGAGGCGCTGCAGAAAACCCTGGAGCAAAGTCCGAAGCTCAGGATCTTTTCCCGGGAAGTCGACGCCCGCCAGGCCGAAATTCGCCAGGCCGGTCTTCGTCCCAATCCCGAGCTCGCCCTTGAGGTGGAAAATTTCGCAGGCAGCGGTTCCTTCTCGGGAACCGACAGCGCCGAGACGACCGTCATCATCAGTCAGCTTTTTGAACTCGGCGGCAAGCGCGGGCATCGGCAGGACCTCGGTCGCCTGGAGCGGGAACTGGCTGAGGGCGAGTATGCCGTCGCCCGGGCCGAGGTCTGCGCCGAAACCCGCGACCGATTCGTCGCCGTTCTGGCGGCGCAAAAGAGACTCGCTCTGGCCGAGGAACAGCTCGACCTCTCCCGGAAGGTGCTGCAGACCGTCGAAGAGCGGATCGGCGCCGGAGAAACCGCGGCCCTCGAGGGGGTCCGGTTTCAAACCCTGGTCGCCGAGGGGAACCTTCGCCGGGAGAGGGCCCTCGAGGAATTGTCCGTGGCGCGGCTCCTCCTGGCCACGGGCTGGGGAAGGGACACCGTCGATTTCACCTCCGTCCGCGGGACCCTTGAGGTGGACCGCGCGCTCCCCGACTTTCCGGAGCTGGCGGCCAGGCTCGAAGAGAGCCCGGTGGCGGCCTTGCGGCAAAGGGAGGCGAGGCGGGCCGCCGGCGTTCTGGCTCTGGAACGGTCCAGGGGGATTCCCGACATCACCCTGAGCCTCGGCGCCCGAAACGACGGCGATACGGGGGACAACGGTGCGGTGGCCGCCATCGCCTTTCCCCTGCCGATATTCGACCGCAACCAGGGGGCGGTCGCAGCGGCGCGCTCCCGCCGGGCCAAGGCCGAGGAAGCGGCCCGGGGCGCCCAGCTTCGGTTAGCCGCCGAACTAACCGCCGGCTTGCAAAAACTGCGCACGGCCCATGGAGAGGCGGCCATCCTCCGCGACGAGATTCTGCCGGCAGCCCGGAATATTTTCGATGCCGTGACCTTCGGGTATCAGGCCGGCAAGTTCGGCTTTCTCGAGGTCCTCGATGCCGAACGGACCCTCTTTGCGGCCAAAAGTCGCTACATCGACGCCCTCTGTGCCTATCACGGAGCGGTTTCGGAACTCGAGCGTCTGCTCGGAGATAAACTCTGGGCGCAGGACGATCTTTTAGCTTTCACCGAAAATAAACGAGGTCAGTCATGA
- the tpx gene encoding thiol peroxidase, translated as MAQERTGVILFKGNPMTLLGPDIKVGDKAPDFRVVDNGLQPVTLKDGAGKVQLITVVPSLDTPVCNTMTRKFNEEAGKLTGDLAVYTISMDLPFAQKRWCGNAGIEKVKTLSDYQDRSFGENYGVLIKELKLLARSVFVIGKDGRIAYREIVKEVTAEPDYAAALSAAKKLL; from the coding sequence ATGGCACAGGAGCGTACCGGCGTCATTCTCTTCAAAGGCAACCCGATGACTTTGCTCGGCCCGGACATCAAGGTCGGAGACAAGGCCCCCGATTTTCGCGTGGTCGACAACGGTCTGCAACCGGTGACCTTAAAAGACGGGGCAGGGAAGGTTCAGCTGATCACGGTCGTCCCGTCCCTCGACACTCCGGTCTGCAACACCATGACGCGCAAGTTCAACGAAGAAGCGGGGAAGCTCACAGGGGATCTGGCGGTCTATACCATCAGCATGGACCTCCCCTTCGCCCAGAAGCGCTGGTGCGGCAACGCCGGCATCGAGAAGGTGAAAACGCTTTCCGACTATCAGGACCGCTCCTTTGGCGAAAATTACGGCGTCCTGATCAAGGAGCTCAAGCTTCTGGCAAGGTCGGTTTTTGTCATCGGTAAGGATGGCAGGATTGCCTATCGGGAAATCGTCAAGGAAGTGACCGCCGAGCCCGATTATGCCGCCGCCCTTTCGGCGGCGAAGAAACTCCTCTGA